A region from the Salidesulfovibrio onnuriiensis genome encodes:
- a CDS encoding acyltransferase family protein yields the protein MGIIRLLLAVAVLHSHFPIHEDLMVVDGHEAVLAFFAISGFYMALILDQTYRSRGHFYLSRFLTLYPMYVFALLLSAGLFVSLGIHPMVASAKLHAVLVDPAGFAVMAWTSLCLVGQEFLFCLAPATGGGLGMVAHSHGALWSMALLPQAWSLSLELCFYALAPFLVRLRSRQLLCLVGASLCLKLVVIALGGNEVSILRRFFPLEFWLFGLGILAYRLHRRLPGRARFYDLLAFALLVCMVIVADEVPDAIEPFFLPGATLLTMPFIFRWFRRFSWDRLVGKISYPFYLVHFSVIAVFEANFEEPLGVGILLVSLALAVLVHCLFEPGVALLKKRIGGRWAAAPVRVVS from the coding sequence GTGGGTATCATTCGGCTTTTACTGGCTGTTGCCGTGTTGCATTCGCACTTTCCCATCCACGAGGATCTGATGGTCGTGGACGGGCACGAGGCTGTCCTGGCCTTTTTCGCCATTTCCGGCTTCTACATGGCCCTGATCCTGGACCAGACCTACCGGTCCAGGGGGCATTTCTATCTCAGCCGGTTCCTGACGCTGTATCCCATGTACGTGTTCGCGCTGCTTCTGAGCGCGGGGTTGTTCGTGTCCCTGGGCATCCATCCCATGGTGGCCTCGGCCAAGCTGCACGCCGTGCTGGTCGATCCGGCCGGTTTCGCGGTCATGGCCTGGACCTCGCTCTGTCTTGTGGGCCAGGAGTTCCTGTTCTGCCTGGCCCCGGCAACGGGCGGCGGGCTCGGAATGGTCGCCCACAGTCACGGGGCGTTGTGGTCCATGGCGTTGCTGCCGCAGGCCTGGTCCCTTTCGCTGGAGCTGTGCTTTTATGCGCTGGCCCCGTTCCTGGTGCGGCTGCGCAGCAGGCAGTTGCTCTGTCTGGTGGGGGCCAGCCTGTGCCTGAAGCTCGTGGTCATCGCCCTGGGCGGCAACGAGGTATCCATCCTGCGGCGGTTCTTCCCGCTGGAGTTCTGGCTCTTCGGGCTGGGGATTCTGGCTTATAGGCTACACAGGCGGCTGCCTGGGCGGGCGCGTTTTTATGATCTGCTGGCCTTTGCGCTGCTGGTGTGCATGGTCATTGTCGCCGACGAGGTGCCGGACGCCATCGAGCCGTTCTTCCTGCCCGGCGCGACCCTTCTGACCATGCCGTTCATCTTCCGCTGGTTCCGGCGGTTCAGCTGGGACCGGCTTGTGGGCAAGATCAGCTACCCGTTCTATCTGGTGCATTTCAGCGTCATCGCCGTGTTCGAGGCGAACTTCGAGGAGCCTTTGGGCGTCGGGATACTGCTCGTGTCCCTGGCGCTGGCCGTGCTGGTGCATTGTTTGTTCGAGCCGGGCGTGGCGCTGCTCAAGAAGAGGATTGGGGGAAGGTGGGCGGCTGCGCCGGTTCGGGTCGTGTCGTAG
- a CDS encoding ArsR/SmtB family transcription factor, with the protein MSKFEQPVDPQELEEAARMFKALSNPHRLRIFKELSSCLAGKVINEPPEDIQNCQRNFAEHLGLAPSTVSHHFKELRNAGLIHMKREGKNVLFWVDEKAAKALQSLLAL; encoded by the coding sequence ATGTCGAAGTTTGAGCAACCAGTGGATCCTCAGGAGCTGGAAGAAGCGGCCCGCATGTTCAAGGCGCTCTCCAACCCGCACCGCCTGCGCATTTTCAAGGAGCTATCCTCCTGCCTGGCCGGAAAGGTCATCAACGAGCCGCCCGAGGACATCCAGAACTGCCAGCGCAACTTCGCCGAGCACCTTGGTCTGGCGCCGTCCACTGTCTCCCACCACTTCAAGGAGCTCCGCAACGCCGGACTCATCCACATGAAACGCGAGGGCAAGAACGTGCTCTTCTGGGTGGATGAAAAGGCGGCCAAGGCCCTGCAGTCCCTTTTGGCGCTGTAA
- a CDS encoding EF-hand domain-containing protein, with the protein MSISALGSSSTASTFFQLQQKSRSGKGEGPSSDDIAASIIQKDDADGDGLLSLEETPLDEERFTAIDTDGDGFISAEELSADAQKRQQAMNEMFGQVNMKMQGVDPAEMAASIVEHDDTDGDGVLSLSETPLDEERFNAIDADGDGFITTEELSADMEENMAEGAPVVAQGSEQLASAASGAASESSESDEDYDKYDLNEDGVVSMDELLQAFRNGDTSLGPLLQGMGNGSLSAMMQRQAMEAYQQQML; encoded by the coding sequence ATGAGCATCTCTGCACTGGGCAGCTCAAGCACGGCCAGCACGTTCTTTCAGCTGCAGCAGAAGTCACGTTCCGGCAAAGGGGAAGGTCCAAGCTCAGACGACATCGCCGCATCGATCATCCAGAAGGACGATGCGGACGGCGACGGCCTGCTGAGTCTTGAGGAAACGCCTCTTGACGAGGAACGCTTCACCGCCATCGATACCGACGGCGACGGCTTCATCTCGGCGGAGGAACTGAGCGCCGACGCGCAGAAACGGCAGCAGGCCATGAACGAAATGTTCGGCCAGGTGAACATGAAGATGCAGGGCGTGGACCCCGCGGAAATGGCCGCCTCCATCGTCGAGCATGACGACACGGACGGCGACGGCGTGTTGAGTCTGAGCGAAACGCCCCTTGACGAGGAACGGTTCAATGCCATTGACGCGGACGGCGACGGCTTCATCACCACCGAGGAACTGAGCGCCGACATGGAGGAAAACATGGCCGAGGGCGCACCCGTCGTGGCCCAAGGTTCCGAACAGCTGGCGTCCGCAGCGTCCGGTGCCGCCTCCGAAAGCAGCGAGAGCGATGAGGACTACGACAAGTATGACCTGAACGAGGACGGCGTGGTCAGCATGGACGAACTGCTGCAGGCCTTCCGCAACGGCGACACCAGCCTGGGCCCCCTGCTTCAGGGAATGGGCAACGGCAGCCTCTCCGCCATGATGCAGCGCCAGGCCATGGAAGCCTATCAGCAGCAGATGCTGTAA
- a CDS encoding iron-containing alcohol dehydrogenase yields MFNFNFHNPTRIVFGKDQLRELDTLVPADARVLITFGGGSARRTGLLDRVKAELDRSGRTVLEFGGIEPNPQFATLMKAVEIVRAEKVDFLLAVGGGSVMDGTKFISLASANDEFKGREEAVLSYGFAGVPAQAAVPLGTVVTLPATGSEMNMGAVISKGEDKLVVMSPLVFPTFSILDPELTCTLPENQVANGIVDTFVHVVEQYVTFPVEGRLQDRFAEGILQTLIEVGRRTKDDPQDYDARANLVWSATMALNGLIGSGVPQDWAVHMIGHELTALHGVDHGRSLAAVLPGMWRVRRGQKREKLLQYAERVWGIREGSDDERIDAAIARTEDFFHSLGVSTRLSDLGITEEHFDAVIASLEKHGMTALSEHGDLNLEVSLQVLEASR; encoded by the coding sequence ATGTTCAATTTCAATTTTCACAACCCCACCCGAATCGTATTCGGCAAGGACCAGCTCCGGGAACTCGATACCCTGGTCCCGGCCGACGCCCGCGTGCTGATCACCTTTGGCGGCGGCAGCGCCAGGCGAACCGGTCTGCTGGACAGGGTCAAGGCCGAACTGGACCGGTCGGGCAGAACCGTGCTGGAGTTCGGCGGCATCGAGCCCAACCCCCAGTTTGCCACGCTCATGAAGGCCGTGGAGATCGTCCGCGCCGAAAAGGTGGACTTCCTCCTGGCCGTGGGCGGCGGCTCGGTCATGGACGGCACCAAGTTCATTTCATTGGCGTCGGCCAACGACGAATTCAAGGGCAGGGAGGAAGCGGTCCTGTCCTACGGATTCGCCGGGGTACCCGCGCAGGCTGCCGTTCCGCTGGGCACCGTGGTCACGCTTCCGGCCACGGGGTCGGAAATGAATATGGGCGCGGTCATCAGCAAAGGCGAGGACAAGCTGGTGGTCATGAGTCCGCTGGTGTTCCCCACGTTCTCCATCCTGGACCCGGAACTGACCTGTACCCTGCCTGAAAACCAGGTGGCCAACGGCATCGTGGACACCTTCGTGCATGTGGTGGAGCAGTACGTGACCTTCCCGGTGGAGGGGCGGTTGCAGGACCGGTTCGCCGAAGGCATCTTGCAAACGCTCATCGAGGTGGGCCGCCGGACCAAGGACGATCCGCAGGATTACGACGCCCGCGCCAACCTGGTCTGGAGCGCCACCATGGCCCTGAACGGGCTGATCGGTTCCGGCGTCCCCCAGGACTGGGCCGTGCACATGATCGGCCATGAGCTGACCGCGCTGCACGGGGTGGACCACGGCCGCTCCCTGGCGGCGGTGCTGCCGGGCATGTGGCGCGTGCGCAGGGGCCAGAAGCGTGAAAAGCTCCTGCAATACGCCGAGCGCGTCTGGGGAATCCGCGAGGGCTCTGACGACGAGCGCATCGATGCGGCCATTGCCAGGACCGAGGACTTCTTCCACAGCCTGGGCGTGAGCACCCGCCTTTCCGACCTGGGCATCACCGAGGAGCACTTCGACGCGGTGATCGCCTCCCTGGAAAAGCACGGCATGACCGCGCTTTCGGAACATGGCGACCTGAACCTGGAGGTTTCCCTCCAGGTGCTTGAAGCCTCTCGCTAG
- a CDS encoding AraC family transcriptional regulator: MLDTLVKTLEGLAPTPGCASTFLDDVILFRADSPSPRKPLIYDQCLCIAVQGKKIIHLSERSFTYDPSHFLVVPTVVPIECETFASPKKPFFAITILIDFATVQEIIGQLGDAFSEASASMAPQPGVYLESLTDDIIEPLIRLLKSLGTEGETKVLGKQILREIYYRVLLGGHGHILASAARGETAYARIATSLRTIHENYAETLDVPQLAESANMSVRSFHDHFKAVTQHTPVQYLKRIRLEKARRFMAGQGLQASVTAHMVGYESSSQFSREFKRHFGYPPSEARARDDSHTFAKV; the protein is encoded by the coding sequence ATGCTTGATACCCTTGTGAAGACCCTGGAGGGACTGGCCCCTACCCCCGGCTGCGCCAGCACTTTTCTCGACGACGTGATCCTGTTCCGGGCCGACTCCCCCTCTCCCCGGAAACCCCTCATCTATGACCAGTGCCTGTGCATCGCCGTGCAGGGCAAGAAAATCATCCACCTCTCGGAACGGTCCTTCACCTACGACCCCAGCCATTTCCTGGTGGTTCCCACCGTGGTGCCCATCGAGTGCGAAACCTTTGCCTCGCCCAAGAAGCCCTTCTTCGCCATCACCATCCTCATCGATTTCGCCACCGTCCAGGAGATCATCGGACAACTGGGAGATGCGTTCTCCGAGGCCAGCGCCTCCATGGCTCCCCAGCCCGGCGTGTACCTGGAGTCCCTCACCGACGACATCATCGAACCGCTCATCCGGCTGCTCAAAAGCCTGGGAACCGAAGGCGAGACAAAGGTGCTGGGCAAACAGATCCTGCGCGAAATCTACTACCGTGTGCTACTGGGAGGGCACGGGCATATCCTGGCCTCGGCCGCACGCGGAGAGACCGCCTACGCCCGCATCGCCACCTCGCTCAGAACCATCCACGAGAACTACGCCGAAACCCTGGACGTGCCCCAACTGGCCGAATCCGCCAACATGAGCGTGCGCTCCTTCCACGACCACTTCAAGGCCGTGACCCAGCACACGCCCGTGCAGTACCTCAAACGCATCCGCCTGGAAAAGGCGCGCCGGTTCATGGCCGGCCAGGGCCTTCAGGCAAGCGTCACCGCGCACATGGTGGGCTATGAAAGCTCCTCCCAATTCAGCAGGGAGTTCAAGCGCCACTTCGGCTATCCGCCCAGCGAGGCGCGTGCTCGCGACGACTCCCATACCTTTGCAAAAGTATAG
- the rpsI gene encoding 30S ribosomal protein S9 yields MSDFNYGTGKRKNGIARTRLYAGSGQITINGRPYDEYFPRKTLQMIIQQPLKMTKTIDKLDVKVTCSGGGVAGQAQAVRHGIARALCEYDPELRSVLKKAGFLTRDARKKERKKYGLRGARASFQFSKR; encoded by the coding sequence ATGAGCGATTTCAACTACGGTACCGGTAAAAGGAAGAACGGCATCGCCCGTACCCGTCTGTACGCTGGCTCCGGTCAGATCACCATCAACGGTCGCCCGTATGATGAGTACTTTCCGCGCAAGACCCTGCAGATGATCATCCAGCAGCCGCTGAAGATGACCAAGACCATCGACAAGCTCGACGTCAAGGTCACCTGCTCCGGCGGCGGTGTGGCAGGACAGGCCCAGGCCGTCCGTCACGGCATTGCCCGCGCCCTGTGCGAGTACGATCCGGAACTGCGCTCCGTGCTGAAGAAAGCCGGATTCCTGACCCGCGACGCTCGTAAGAAAGAACGTAAGAAGTACGGCCTGCGTGGTGCACGCGCCAGCTTCCAGTTCTCCAAGCGTTAA
- the rplM gene encoding 50S ribosomal protein L13: MKTYSPTPEDVRQDWYVVDATDKVLGRLATEIANTLRGKNKPEYSHHIDMGDFVVVINADKIKVTGDKLNQKMYYKHTGFPGGIKSKSLGEMLEKKPELVITTAVKGMLPKNRLARKQIKKLKVYAGSEHPHASQQPKTLEF; this comes from the coding sequence ATGAAGACATATAGCCCGACTCCCGAAGACGTCCGTCAGGACTGGTACGTCGTGGACGCAACTGACAAGGTTCTCGGCCGCCTGGCCACCGAGATCGCCAACACCCTGCGCGGCAAGAACAAGCCGGAGTACTCCCATCACATAGATATGGGCGACTTCGTGGTTGTCATCAACGCCGACAAGATCAAGGTGACCGGCGACAAGCTGAACCAGAAGATGTATTACAAGCACACCGGTTTCCCCGGTGGCATCAAGTCCAAGTCTCTGGGCGAGATGCTGGAGAAGAAGCCCGAGCTGGTGATCACCACCGCAGTCAAGGGCATGCTTCCCAAGAACCGCCTGGCACGCAAGCAGATCAAAAAGCTGAAAGTGTACGCTGGTTCCGAGCATCCTCACGCTTCCCAGCAGCCCAAAACCTTGGAATTTTAA
- a CDS encoding radical SAM protein: protein MATKKKPQPRLLFSDEQGQIYDHPDLLLMVRRGSEFGLPRPDEIMPLPEESEFFMLPGRHAVGYNEKAGQVEVMEELAVAAFACPGHTVTGVSAYESDPDARPLPLLSYAAIGYAEGKFWVCAKKVDSDKRQVFKNISPDRIEAGAHQLMQEMPGNRLVNHLAGCALTHGCPAAKNLALGRFECPLPTARTCNARCVGCISEQPEDSGFPSPQCRISFTPSAREIVDIMRRHESRERRPIFSFGQGCEGEPLTEVELLVEAIKAYRHEGGTGTININTNGSRPPAMPALKIAGANSIRVSLNSARKEPYEAYYRPKGYVWEDVRETICKAHEVGLHVSLNLLYFPGVTDTEEELEGLIKLGEECHYDFVQLRNLNLDPELYLKLMKPFDFGPCMGFMNFKKRLKKALPWLEYGYFNPYLG, encoded by the coding sequence ATGGCTACGAAAAAGAAACCGCAACCACGACTGCTCTTTTCCGACGAACAAGGCCAGATATACGATCACCCCGACCTGCTGCTCATGGTGCGCAGGGGCTCGGAGTTCGGCCTTCCCCGTCCCGATGAAATCATGCCGCTCCCCGAGGAGAGCGAATTCTTCATGCTCCCGGGCCGCCACGCCGTCGGCTACAACGAAAAAGCCGGCCAGGTGGAGGTCATGGAAGAACTGGCCGTGGCCGCATTCGCCTGTCCGGGCCATACGGTCACCGGCGTCTCGGCCTATGAATCCGACCCCGACGCCCGGCCCCTGCCCCTGCTCTCCTACGCCGCCATAGGCTACGCCGAGGGCAAGTTCTGGGTCTGCGCCAAGAAGGTGGACTCGGACAAGCGCCAGGTGTTCAAGAATATTTCCCCGGACCGCATCGAAGCGGGCGCGCACCAGCTTATGCAGGAAATGCCGGGCAACCGCCTGGTCAACCACCTGGCTGGCTGCGCCCTGACCCATGGCTGTCCCGCAGCCAAGAACCTGGCCTTGGGCCGGTTCGAGTGTCCGCTGCCCACGGCCCGGACCTGCAACGCCCGTTGCGTGGGCTGCATTTCTGAGCAGCCCGAGGATTCCGGGTTCCCCTCTCCCCAGTGCCGCATCAGCTTCACGCCCTCGGCCCGGGAGATCGTGGACATCATGCGCCGCCACGAATCGCGCGAACGCCGTCCCATCTTCTCCTTCGGCCAGGGCTGCGAAGGCGAGCCCCTCACCGAGGTGGAGCTGCTGGTGGAGGCCATCAAGGCCTATCGCCACGAGGGCGGCACCGGCACCATCAACATCAACACCAACGGGTCCCGGCCCCCGGCCATGCCCGCGCTCAAGATCGCCGGAGCCAACTCCATCCGCGTCAGCCTGAACAGCGCGCGCAAGGAGCCCTACGAGGCCTACTACCGGCCCAAAGGCTACGTCTGGGAGGACGTGCGCGAAACCATCTGCAAGGCGCACGAGGTGGGCCTGCACGTCTCGCTCAACCTGCTCTACTTCCCGGGCGTCACCGACACCGAGGAAGAGCTGGAAGGGCTCATCAAGCTGGGCGAGGAGTGCCACTACGATTTCGTGCAACTCCGCAACCTGAACCTGGACCCGGAACTGTACCTCAAGCTCATGAAGCCGTTCGACTTCGGCCCCTGCATGGGCTTCATGAACTTCAAGAAGCGGCTCAAGAAGGCCCTGCCCTGGCTTGAGTACGGCTACTTCAACCCGTATCTCGGATAA
- a CDS encoding DUF169 domain-containing protein, which produces MTYKEMQDVLMKELRLYHYPVAVKFFYDQAELDAFQAAAPEIHTPVKPMTFCQWEIAARMQGQIVFSDVNGLGCGNAKFCFGWKDLDESEIKGHRKYTRDQDQADRFVRTKPRLKEGLLGVVTAPLGAIDGLFEPDTVHFYCDNMQAYHLAVDYMAATDTHPLRPNITMNSSACGGNVHSWMDQEFNMLPACSGSYNAGKTERGEINVIIPGKKFGAVMDRLMDRINAASSSITRPGDGFPGADICKNCPLIVFKKTK; this is translated from the coding sequence ATGACTTACAAGGAAATGCAGGACGTGCTCATGAAGGAGCTGCGTCTGTATCACTACCCCGTCGCAGTCAAGTTTTTCTATGACCAGGCCGAGCTGGACGCCTTCCAGGCCGCAGCTCCCGAGATCCACACCCCGGTGAAGCCCATGACCTTCTGCCAGTGGGAAATCGCCGCGCGCATGCAGGGACAGATCGTCTTTTCCGACGTGAACGGCCTCGGCTGCGGCAACGCGAAATTCTGTTTCGGCTGGAAGGACCTGGACGAAAGCGAAATCAAGGGCCACCGCAAGTACACTCGCGACCAGGACCAGGCCGACCGCTTCGTGCGCACCAAGCCCCGCCTCAAGGAAGGGCTGCTGGGCGTGGTCACGGCCCCCCTGGGCGCCATCGACGGCCTGTTCGAGCCGGACACCGTCCATTTCTACTGCGACAACATGCAGGCCTACCACCTGGCCGTCGACTACATGGCCGCCACGGACACCCACCCCCTGCGTCCGAACATCACCATGAACTCCTCGGCCTGCGGCGGCAACGTCCATTCCTGGATGGACCAGGAATTCAACATGCTCCCGGCCTGCTCCGGCAGCTACAATGCGGGCAAGACCGAGCGCGGCGAGATCAACGTGATCATCCCGGGCAAGAAGTTCGGCGCCGTCATGGACAGACTCATGGACCGCATCAACGCCGCCAGCAGCTCCATCACCCGCCCCGGCGACGGATTCCCCGGCGCGGACATCTGCAAGAACTGTCCGCTCATCGTCTTCAAGAAAACCAAATAA
- a CDS encoding flavodoxin family protein — protein MNVVTILGSPRKKGNSSSIARAFTETAQELGAQTRTYHLNSLDFRGCQGCYACKTKQETCILKDDLTEVLQAIHEADVVVMASPVYYWDVSGQFKSFVDRTYSFLRPDFFNRPDPCRLPAGKKGLLVLTQGAEAKEHQDVPQKYEHFMEFYGMTVRKTIRASAIYESASAQERDSHVREAEALAREWCG, from the coding sequence ATGAACGTCGTAACCATTCTGGGAAGTCCGAGGAAGAAGGGCAACTCCAGCTCCATCGCCAGGGCTTTTACCGAAACCGCGCAGGAACTGGGGGCGCAGACTCGTACCTATCATCTCAACAGCCTGGATTTCAGGGGCTGCCAGGGATGCTACGCCTGCAAGACGAAACAGGAAACCTGCATCCTCAAGGACGACCTCACGGAAGTGCTCCAGGCCATCCACGAGGCGGACGTGGTGGTCATGGCGTCGCCGGTCTACTACTGGGACGTCAGCGGCCAGTTCAAATCCTTTGTTGACCGCACCTATTCCTTTTTGCGGCCCGACTTCTTCAACCGCCCCGATCCCTGCCGCCTGCCCGCGGGCAAGAAGGGACTGCTCGTCCTCACCCAGGGAGCCGAGGCAAAGGAGCATCAGGACGTACCGCAAAAGTACGAACACTTCATGGAGTTTTATGGGATGACGGTCAGAAAGACCATTCGGGCCTCGGCCATCTACGAATCCGCCTCCGCCCAGGAAAGGGACTCCCATGTGCGGGAAGCCGAAGCACTGGCCCGGGAGTGGTGCGGCTAG